The following are encoded in a window of SAR202 cluster bacterium genomic DNA:
- a CDS encoding ABC transporter substrate-binding protein gives MSHKSWLTPRFLLGTVVAISMIVAVACGGDDEEETTSTSSSTESTASTASTSSSTTSTASSTTSSTASSSETAAAKPEATTEAAPAAEPSVQPKSGGRVISTGSRDPVSFDVHNATSSVFVQHNAKMYSSLVWSPDAGVIAPDAAKEWTISDDGKTWTFTLHDNVKYHSNINGIAGPRDGTTMTGKDVEYSMEKIMGLVDGVVSARSGWMKEFVDIDRDDLGMSSDGQQVSFHLVQPFAGLIDILAIGFSGIMPDGTTREMLNERSYGSGPYKLKSFERGSTWIYEKDPDYFRAGLPYLDEWEIQLIRSSEVAQSAFLTRQVEVSRTMPSPDNNDLYNKAKAEGKIDWIGFTTTCRPQGVNMNATKPPFDNDNLRRAVNLAVDRWGYAEVVHFGEDRWTPTVYLDETTWGRPPSEVAKMEGWAKGDAKAAEIEQAKQLVAQEFPDGLSLTMLVRDTSAYARQGEYVAGELAKIGIDVTIDLMQASQLFPLAQNLNYEIWSYYFCQTTNTPEEMFGSYFLTGGSRNWLGYSSEVVDAKYLELAASPDSATRKARGLELEDIILADLPSAPLGVQNGRSSYYTEIQNITVPLGQQYMWPKREHVWRTDA, from the coding sequence ATGTCACATAAGTCTTGGCTTACGCCTAGATTCCTGCTCGGCACAGTTGTTGCTATCTCTATGATAGTAGCTGTAGCTTGTGGTGGTGACGATGAAGAAGAAACTACTTCTACATCCTCATCTACTGAAAGCACCGCCAGCACCGCTTCTACAAGTAGCTCAACTACTTCTACAGCAAGTAGTACAACTAGTTCTACAGCAAGTAGTTCTGAAACCGCAGCTGCTAAACCAGAAGCAACCACAGAAGCTGCTCCTGCCGCTGAGCCTAGTGTTCAACCTAAGTCAGGTGGTAGAGTAATTTCAACAGGTTCTAGAGACCCTGTCAGTTTCGACGTCCATAACGCCACATCTTCTGTATTCGTTCAGCATAACGCTAAAATGTACAGCAGTTTGGTATGGAGTCCAGACGCAGGTGTTATCGCACCTGACGCAGCTAAAGAGTGGACCATCAGTGATGATGGTAAAACTTGGACTTTCACATTACATGATAATGTAAAGTATCATTCCAATATTAACGGTATAGCCGGACCTAGAGACGGTACTACAATGACTGGTAAAGACGTTGAGTACAGCATGGAAAAAATCATGGGTCTCGTTGATGGTGTGGTATCAGCACGTTCAGGTTGGATGAAAGAGTTCGTTGATATTGATCGTGATGACTTGGGTATGAGTTCAGATGGACAACAAGTAAGTTTCCATCTCGTTCAACCATTCGCTGGTCTTATTGATATTCTCGCAATTGGATTCTCAGGTATTATGCCTGACGGTACAACAAGAGAAATGTTAAACGAACGATCCTATGGTTCAGGACCTTATAAGCTCAAGAGCTTTGAAAGAGGTTCCACATGGATTTATGAAAAAGATCCTGACTACTTCAGAGCTGGTCTCCCATACTTAGATGAATGGGAAATTCAGTTGATTCGATCATCTGAAGTTGCTCAGTCAGCTTTCTTAACCAGACAGGTTGAAGTCAGCCGAACTATGCCTTCACCAGACAATAATGATCTGTATAACAAGGCAAAAGCTGAGGGTAAGATCGACTGGATTGGTTTCACAACCACTTGTCGACCACAAGGTGTCAATATGAATGCTACTAAGCCTCCATTTGACAACGATAACCTCAGAAGAGCTGTTAACTTGGCAGTCGACCGTTGGGGTTATGCTGAAGTTGTTCACTTTGGTGAAGACCGATGGACACCAACAGTTTATCTTGATGAAACTACCTGGGGACGACCTCCAAGTGAAGTTGCAAAGATGGAAGGTTGGGCTAAAGGCGACGCTAAAGCAGCTGAGATAGAACAAGCTAAGCAACTTGTTGCCCAAGAGTTCCCTGATGGATTATCCCTCACTATGTTAGTAAGAGATACTTCAGCATATGCTCGACAGGGTGAATACGTAGCTGGTGAATTAGCTAAGATCGGTATCGATGTTACTATTGACTTGATGCAAGCATCTCAGTTATTCCCATTAGCTCAAAACTTGAACTATGAGATTTGGTCATACTACTTCTGCCAGACAACCAATACTCCAGAAGAAATGTTCGGAAGTTACTTCCTAACAGGTGGTTCAAGAAACTGGCTCGGATACAGCAGTGAAGTTGTTGACGCTAAATATCTCGAACTCGCAGCATCTCCAGATTCTGCAACTCGAAAAGCTCGAGGACTTGAACTGGAAGATATTATTCTCGCTGACCTGCCATCTGCTCCTCTCGGAGTACAAAATGGACGAAGCTCATACTATACTGAAATCCAGAACATTACCGTTCCTTTAGGACAACAGTATATGTGGCCTAAGAGAGAACATGTTTGGAGAACTGACGCTTAA
- a CDS encoding FAD-binding protein, whose amino-acid sequence MINLSLDINNEIKKSILGDVKSDSYSKWMYSTDASIYQMEPLGIALPKNAEDVAEIIRICSESKTIFLPRGGGTSLAGQTVNHGIVIDFTKYMNKVLTVNPEERWAIVQPGITIDEFNAHLKPYGLYYTPDPTTKSRATIGGSLGNNSCGAHSVVYGKTSDQVLELDVILSNAEQVHFQDVEGAKLENILDSQSNSLEKRIYSETLKLAKQHQKELDFRYPKIQRRVSGYNLDFLNDGGPVNMSRMIVGSEGTLGTITAAKVKLEPIPTHVGLAVVHFADLFRSMEATVMILEHGPSAIELVDKMILDRSKESLGFANQQSFVEGDPEAILLVEFFGNDMKEIESKIDKMNLALQQKNLSYASIKALTAAEQKKAWALRAAGLGLLMSVKGDSKPLPFVEDTAVSPEKLPEYVRRFDSIVRSHNTTAGYYGHASVGCLHIRPMINIKTESGLQDLVTISEEISDLVLEFNGSLSGEHGDGIVRGVWTEKMLGPTLYQAFKDVKSTFDPDNILNPGKIINTPPMTENLRLSPSYKSKEPDTLLDFSKDGGFSRAVEMCNGVGECRKHLTGTMCPSYMATREEKHSTRGRANALRSVLSGKIPTETFASKGLHDVMDLCLECKGCKAECPSNVDMAKIKYEFLYNYYKNHKMPLRSKLFSRVNSLNKINSKIRPLYNFITSLTVTKWLADTILGIDRRRTLPKINRITFPKWFKKHTSLNKDSTSQKEIVFFHDTFTDYNQVNVGISAINILEKAGYKVSLAENECCGRTMVSKGELGKAKDLALENINKLIPFAEKGIPIIGIEPSCILTLRDEYPELITDEKALIVANNTYLFDEFFSSLDLNNTNLEFKSDSSSVFFQTHCHQKALVGSKSLESCLRLIPELTIQELDSGCCGMAGSFGFEKEHYDTSMKIGEHRLFPTIRNNPESTIVTTGISCSQQIQDGTGRKTIHLIEFMDSHII is encoded by the coding sequence ATGATAAATCTATCACTCGATATTAATAATGAAATCAAAAAATCTATTTTAGGTGATGTTAAATCTGACTCATACTCAAAATGGATGTATAGTACTGATGCTTCTATTTATCAAATGGAACCATTAGGTATAGCACTACCAAAAAATGCTGAAGATGTAGCAGAAATTATTCGCATATGCTCAGAAAGTAAAACTATATTTCTACCACGTGGAGGTGGAACTAGTCTTGCAGGACAAACAGTAAACCACGGTATAGTTATAGATTTTACAAAATATATGAATAAGGTTCTAACGGTAAATCCTGAAGAACGCTGGGCAATTGTACAACCAGGAATTACTATAGATGAATTCAATGCTCACCTCAAACCCTATGGACTATATTATACCCCTGACCCTACAACAAAAAGTCGAGCAACTATAGGTGGATCTTTAGGGAATAATTCATGTGGAGCTCATTCTGTGGTATACGGAAAGACTTCAGATCAAGTTCTTGAGCTTGATGTAATTTTATCAAATGCTGAACAAGTTCATTTTCAGGATGTAGAAGGTGCAAAACTTGAAAATATTTTAGATTCACAGTCCAATTCATTGGAAAAACGAATTTATTCTGAAACCCTAAAGTTAGCTAAACAACATCAAAAAGAGCTCGATTTTCGATATCCCAAAATACAAAGAAGAGTTTCAGGATATAACCTAGATTTCCTTAATGATGGGGGTCCTGTAAATATGTCTAGGATGATTGTTGGATCTGAAGGCACTTTAGGCACAATAACAGCAGCAAAGGTCAAATTAGAACCAATCCCTACACATGTTGGATTGGCAGTAGTACATTTTGCAGATTTGTTTAGATCTATGGAAGCAACTGTAATGATACTTGAACACGGGCCATCAGCTATTGAATTAGTCGATAAAATGATTCTTGATAGAAGTAAAGAATCATTGGGATTTGCAAACCAACAAAGTTTTGTTGAAGGAGATCCAGAAGCAATTTTACTAGTAGAATTTTTTGGCAATGATATGAAAGAAATTGAATCAAAAATTGATAAAATGAATTTAGCATTACAACAGAAAAATCTTTCATATGCATCTATAAAAGCTCTAACTGCTGCTGAACAAAAAAAAGCATGGGCTTTGAGAGCTGCAGGTCTAGGGCTTCTAATGAGTGTTAAAGGTGATTCAAAACCCTTGCCTTTTGTAGAAGACACTGCAGTATCTCCAGAAAAATTACCTGAATATGTACGCCGATTCGATAGTATTGTGCGTAGTCATAATACAACTGCAGGATATTATGGACACGCTAGTGTTGGGTGTTTGCATATACGACCAATGATTAATATAAAAACTGAATCCGGTTTACAAGATTTAGTTACTATTTCTGAAGAAATAAGTGATCTCGTACTTGAATTTAATGGATCACTCAGTGGAGAACATGGGGATGGCATTGTACGCGGGGTATGGACTGAAAAAATGCTCGGACCTACCTTATATCAAGCTTTTAAAGACGTAAAATCTACATTTGACCCCGACAATATATTAAACCCAGGAAAAATAATTAATACTCCTCCAATGACTGAAAACCTACGGCTAAGCCCTTCTTATAAATCGAAAGAACCAGACACATTATTAGATTTCAGTAAAGATGGAGGATTTTCCAGAGCTGTAGAAATGTGTAATGGTGTCGGAGAATGCCGTAAACATCTAACTGGCACTATGTGTCCTTCTTACATGGCAACAAGAGAAGAAAAACATTCAACTAGAGGTCGAGCAAATGCTTTAAGATCTGTTCTATCAGGTAAAATCCCAACTGAAACATTTGCTAGTAAAGGTCTACATGACGTAATGGATCTTTGTTTGGAATGCAAAGGATGTAAAGCAGAATGTCCTTCTAATGTAGATATGGCTAAAATAAAATACGAGTTTTTATACAACTATTATAAAAATCATAAAATGCCTCTGAGATCTAAATTATTTTCAAGAGTCAATTCTTTAAATAAAATAAATTCAAAAATAAGACCTTTGTACAACTTTATTACCTCTCTGACCGTAACGAAATGGCTTGCTGATACAATTCTAGGGATAGACAGAAGAAGAACATTGCCCAAAATAAACAGAATAACATTTCCGAAATGGTTTAAAAAACATACCTCACTAAACAAAGATTCAACTTCACAAAAAGAAATTGTATTTTTCCACGATACGTTTACTGACTACAATCAAGTAAACGTAGGTATTTCTGCTATTAATATCCTTGAAAAAGCTGGTTATAAAGTATCTCTTGCAGAAAATGAATGTTGCGGGCGAACAATGGTATCAAAAGGAGAATTGGGTAAAGCAAAAGATTTGGCCTTAGAAAATATTAACAAACTAATACCTTTTGCTGAAAAAGGTATTCCTATAATAGGAATAGAACCTAGTTGCATACTTACTCTTAGAGATGAATACCCTGAATTAATAACAGATGAAAAGGCTTTAATAGTAGCAAATAATACTTATTTGTTTGATGAATTTTTCTCCTCCTTAGACCTCAATAATACAAACCTTGAATTTAAATCTGACTCTTCTTCAGTTTTTTTCCAAACTCATTGTCATCAAAAAGCTCTAGTAGGATCAAAAAGCCTAGAATCTTGCCTTCGTCTAATCCCAGAACTAACAATACAAGAATTAGATTCGGGCTGCTGCGGTATGGCTGGATCTTTTGGATTCGAAAAAGAACATTATGATACATCCATGAAAATTGGAGAACATAGACTTTTTCCTACAATTAGAAATAATCCTGAATCAACCATTGTAACCACCGGAATTTCGTGTTCTCAGCAAATCCAAGACGGCACAGGAAGGAAAACAATTCATCTAATAGAATTCATGGATTCCCATATTATATAA
- the trxA gene encoding thioredoxin, with protein MAHPEPVTDGDFKEKVIDSSTPVLVDFWADWCGPCKMVAPIVDELAEEFDGKVKFAKVDVDTNPQTSLSFGIRSIPSLLVFKDGKVVDQVVGAVPKAVLKKRLEEAL; from the coding sequence ATGGCACACCCTGAACCAGTTACTGATGGTGATTTTAAAGAAAAAGTAATCGACTCAAGTACACCTGTACTTGTCGACTTCTGGGCTGATTGGTGTGGACCATGCAAGATGGTAGCACCAATTGTTGATGAACTTGCAGAAGAATTTGATGGAAAAGTTAAGTTTGCAAAGGTAGATGTTGATACCAATCCGCAAACTTCTCTTAGCTTTGGGATTCGTAGTATACCTTCCTTATTAGTTTTCAAAGATGGAAAGGTTGTTGATCAAGTTGTCGGTGCTGTACCGAAAGCTGTACTTAAGAAGCGTTTAGAAGAAGCTTTATAA
- a CDS encoding adenylate kinase, whose translation MKPLNELGQKISIIGTSNSGKSTLAQYLAKKLKVPCYHLDQLAFHPNTNWVRRPSEEFIQDHNKLLSGESWIIEGNYSSCMKERFDKSDSVIWLDSSVISCVYRYVARAIKNDSSRPGRLDGATKEFNFDMITHILFTYPKLRKKYSDLLLSANVSPLIISSMKKLNKYYKKWELC comes from the coding sequence ATGAAACCACTAAATGAACTCGGTCAAAAGATAAGTATTATTGGTACTAGTAATAGTGGGAAATCCACTTTAGCACAGTATTTGGCGAAAAAATTAAAAGTTCCATGTTACCATTTGGATCAATTAGCATTTCATCCGAATACTAACTGGGTAAGACGTCCTAGTGAAGAGTTTATACAAGATCATAATAAGCTGTTAAGTGGTGAAAGTTGGATTATAGAAGGTAATTATAGTTCTTGCATGAAAGAAAGATTTGATAAATCAGATTCTGTTATTTGGTTGGATTCTTCAGTTATATCATGTGTTTATCGCTATGTAGCAAGGGCAATTAAAAATGATTCAAGTCGTCCAGGACGTTTGGATGGAGCAACAAAAGAATTCAATTTCGATATGATTACACATATACTTTTTACCTATCCGAAATTAAGAAAAAAGTATTCTGATTTGTTATTATCTGCTAATGTGTCTCCGTTAATTATTAGTTCTATGAAAAAATTGAATAAGTATTACAAAAAATGGGAACTCTGTTAA
- a CDS encoding MFS transporter, producing the protein MQLFRKGNYKLSRNSLNKIENLNKKSRFKFHTFTSLQYHDFRFLITSTFFTSAGNWIQQVTLGWLAYEYTNSAFLTGAVTGIRALPFLFMGPIAGVITDRMDRKRLLIAVHLLLSLLGLSFALLIYSGNLQTWHIFVFSMLSGAGWASGNPVRQALVPNLVPQKDLMNAIALNSAAFNITRMLGPAVGGILIVAVGPATNFFIQAISFFLVTLIVIPIKIPDNNIIELSNHSFAEDLIEGIRYVVKEKTTLALVLLALVPSIFMMPFTQSLMPVFSKDILEVDANGLGYILSSMGLGAFIGTLVLASLGNFTHKGKMLFAIGILAGLSLIVFSQTKLLIFSMIVIIFQGAFQMIYHSTNNTIIQTITPNSMRGRVMSIYMLDHGLMPVGALIAGSIAQFYGADIAILIGGTITFTLFIVGIFIFKPLWDFKS; encoded by the coding sequence ATGCAACTATTTCGTAAAGGTAACTATAAATTGAGTCGTAATTCGCTAAATAAAATCGAAAATCTTAATAAAAAGTCTAGGTTTAAATTTCATACCTTTACATCCTTGCAATATCACGATTTTCGATTCCTTATAACAAGTACATTTTTCACATCTGCTGGTAATTGGATACAACAAGTAACTTTAGGATGGTTAGCCTATGAATACACTAATTCTGCTTTCTTAACAGGTGCAGTAACTGGTATAAGGGCTTTGCCTTTCCTTTTTATGGGTCCTATTGCAGGAGTTATCACCGATAGAATGGACAGAAAAAGGTTATTGATAGCTGTACACCTTTTATTATCTCTTCTGGGTCTGTCATTTGCCTTACTCATATATTCTGGCAATCTTCAAACATGGCACATATTTGTATTTTCAATGCTGAGTGGAGCGGGTTGGGCATCTGGTAATCCAGTGCGTCAGGCATTAGTTCCAAACTTAGTACCACAAAAAGATCTTATGAATGCAATTGCGCTTAACTCTGCTGCGTTTAATATAACGAGAATGCTTGGTCCAGCTGTTGGTGGTATATTAATTGTAGCTGTTGGCCCAGCAACTAATTTTTTTATTCAAGCTATATCATTTTTTCTCGTAACTTTGATTGTTATTCCTATAAAAATACCCGATAACAACATAATAGAATTATCCAATCATTCATTTGCCGAGGATTTAATTGAAGGTATACGATATGTTGTTAAAGAAAAAACTACTCTAGCCTTAGTTCTCTTGGCTCTAGTTCCCTCAATTTTTATGATGCCATTTACACAAAGCCTAATGCCTGTTTTCTCCAAGGATATATTAGAGGTAGATGCCAATGGACTGGGATACATTTTATCTTCCATGGGTCTAGGCGCATTTATTGGAACATTAGTTTTAGCTAGTCTTGGTAATTTCACGCATAAGGGAAAGATGCTATTTGCTATCGGTATTTTGGCTGGATTATCATTAATTGTTTTTTCACAAACTAAATTATTAATATTTTCAATGATAGTAATAATATTTCAAGGTGCGTTTCAAATGATCTATCATTCAACGAACAATACAATTATTCAGACTATTACCCCAAATTCTATGAGAGGCAGAGTTATGAGTATTTATATGCTAGACCACGGTTTGATGCCGGTAGGTGCTCTAATTGCTGGCAGTATTGCACAGTTTTACGGTGCTGATATAGCGATACTAATTGGCGGAACAATAACTTTTACTCTATTTATTGTAGGTATATTTATATTTAAACCTTTATGGGATTTTAAAAGTTAG
- a CDS encoding 3-oxoacyl-ACP reductase FabG, producing MSIKGKTALVTGSSRSLGKSIAIALAKNGANVVINHRDSESEAIEVSKEIEDLGVKSLVVQAEVSNKDDVLKMSELVHEKFGGVDILVNNVGTSAMVPFLDMTDEDWHQIIGINLHSFFYCTQTFIRHMVKNQWGRIINITGHASLRGSPFAAHTVAGKGGAVGFTRSIATEFADQGITCNNVAPGHMDTPPRRPYYTQLKEEVGQEWYGGWISKIPMKKLGDPDEFGALCAFLASEDASYITGQMFLVNGGIMYS from the coding sequence ATGTCTATAAAAGGTAAAACAGCCTTGGTAACAGGTTCTAGTAGGAGCCTAGGAAAATCAATTGCAATAGCATTAGCAAAAAACGGCGCAAATGTTGTTATTAATCATCGCGATAGTGAAAGTGAAGCTATTGAGGTTTCTAAAGAAATTGAAGATCTTGGTGTTAAATCTTTAGTAGTTCAAGCAGAGGTGTCAAATAAAGATGATGTTTTAAAAATGTCAGAATTAGTCCATGAGAAGTTTGGTGGAGTCGATATATTGGTAAACAATGTGGGTACAAGTGCAATGGTGCCATTTTTGGATATGACAGATGAAGATTGGCATCAAATAATAGGTATTAATTTGCATAGTTTTTTTTATTGTACACAAACCTTTATAAGACATATGGTTAAAAACCAATGGGGTAGGATAATTAATATTACTGGACATGCATCATTGAGAGGTAGTCCATTTGCAGCCCATACTGTTGCAGGTAAAGGTGGTGCAGTTGGTTTTACTAGGTCTATAGCAACTGAATTTGCTGATCAAGGAATTACCTGTAATAACGTAGCTCCTGGTCATATGGATACACCGCCAAGACGACCGTACTATACCCAACTTAAGGAAGAAGTAGGACAGGAATGGTACGGAGGATGGATTTCAAAAATTCCTATGAAAAAATTAGGTGATCCTGATGAATTTGGAGCATTATGTGCCTTTTTAGCTTCAGAAGATGCATCGTATATTACTGGTCAAATGTTTCTTGTGAATGGCGGAATAATGTATTCTTAA
- a CDS encoding isocitrate lyase/PEP mutase family protein produces MDSAATTKRKQYKKLLESKDILIGPGVYDGFSARLVEHLGFESGFISGAGLSESALGMSDVGVMGLEENLSRSRAMVNCTTIPLQADADTGYGNAVNVHFTVKQFEQSGVSGIMIEDQVWPKRCGHMKGKNVISREEATQKIRSAVEAREDPNFVIMSRTDSFATDGIDEVINRLKAFESVGSDLLFADALLSLKDMEKVVNNISKPLAINMGFGIRSRSTTPLISAQELENIGISAVIYPRLLTGAALTGMKTALGILKESIQTKSLIERPDLVSSFEEINSLTGIDMLNELEERYAHN; encoded by the coding sequence ATGGACTCTGCAGCTACCACGAAAAGAAAACAATATAAGAAATTACTTGAATCGAAAGATATACTTATTGGTCCTGGAGTTTATGATGGATTCAGTGCTAGATTAGTAGAACATCTGGGATTTGAATCTGGATTTATTTCAGGAGCAGGTTTAAGTGAAAGTGCACTCGGAATGTCTGATGTCGGGGTAATGGGACTTGAAGAAAACCTTTCTCGGTCAAGAGCAATGGTAAATTGTACAACTATTCCTTTACAAGCTGATGCTGATACTGGTTACGGTAATGCAGTTAATGTTCACTTTACGGTCAAACAATTTGAACAATCAGGTGTATCAGGAATTATGATTGAAGATCAAGTATGGCCCAAGAGGTGTGGACATATGAAGGGTAAAAACGTTATAAGTAGAGAAGAAGCTACCCAAAAGATTCGTTCTGCAGTTGAAGCGCGTGAAGACCCCAATTTCGTTATCATGTCACGTACAGATTCTTTCGCAACTGACGGTATCGATGAGGTTATCAATCGTCTAAAAGCATTTGAAAGTGTTGGATCTGATCTCTTATTTGCAGATGCTCTATTATCTTTGAAAGATATGGAGAAAGTTGTGAATAATATATCTAAACCATTAGCAATTAATATGGGATTTGGCATTAGATCAAGGTCTACAACTCCTTTAATTTCAGCCCAAGAATTAGAGAACATAGGAATATCCGCAGTAATTTATCCAAGGCTACTTACAGGCGCAGCACTTACTGGTATGAAAACAGCTTTGGGTATCTTAAAAGAATCTATACAAACAAAATCTCTTATCGAACGACCAGATTTAGTATCATCGTTTGAAGAAATTAATAGTCTTACTGGAATAGATATGCTTAATGAGTTAGAAGAACGCTATGCCCATAATTAA